The Torulaspora delbrueckii CBS 1146 chromosome 1, complete genome DNA segment TAAAAATATGCGACAATCTCTCATGTGCCAAATTTATCATGGCATCATCAAAGGTTAATCCTCATCGTGGTGAATGGTCTGTCATTGCGCTGCCCAATGAACGATCAGACGTGCTAACTCATTATTCACAGTTGAACAAGACGACAATTCACAAATGGAGAGATCCAAAGGTGACAAAGGAGTTCATTAAGAGTCATTTAAACGGAAAAAATAATTCGTGCGAATCTCTCAAGgtcttggatgaagataaATCGAATTTTTGGATCACAATGGCAAACCTAATGAAACCCAAATTAGTATCCAACAACAAGGAAGTACCTTTCATTGGTGGGCTAGTCGGTACTCTAGGGTACGAAATGGGATACTATGTTTACAACACTATCTCTAAAGATGAAAGGGTTATACCTGATGCCAAGTTAGTTTTCATCGAGAACAGTATTGTTATCGATCACACAAACGGCAAACTTTACTGCATTTCACTCAATGGCGAATTCCCCGTGGAAGTCACCCAACTGCTCGATCAATGCGACTGGTTACAAAACGACGTCTGTGATGTACCCTGGAGTAAAGAGCTCCCCAAAGATGTTAAATTTGACATAACTATGCCTacaaaagaagattatGCCAGAGCTTTCAAGCAGTGTCAGACCTACATGCACAAAGGGGATTCATACGAAATGTGTCTCACTACTCAAACAAAAATCGTCCCAGACAAGAGATTGACTCCATGGAGAATATTTCAAACATTGGTGAGACGCAATCCCGCTCctttttcaagtttcttcgaGTTCTGTGATGTGGTTGACGACGACGAGCCTCTCTGCCTGCTAAGCACTTCACCAGAGAGGTTCCTGAAATGGGACCGCGATACGTGCGAACTACGACCAATTAAGGGCACTGTCAAGAAGTCCCCTGAAATGACACTGGAGAAGGCGCACGGTATCTTAAAGACCCCAAAGGAGTTCGGCGAAAACCTGATGATCCTCGACCTGATCCGTAACGATCTATATGAGCTTATTCCCGAAGTCAACGTTGAAGAATTTATGGTTGTCGAGGAATACGAAACCGTATATCAGCTTGTAAGTGTAGTCAAAGCTCATGGTCTATCAAACCCCATTGTTCCTTACAGCGGTCTCGATGTCCTACGTCACTCGCTGCCGCCCGGCTCCATGACCGGTGCCCCCAAAAAGATAACAGTCCAACTTCTCCAGGACGTAGTAGAGCCTGAGCTCAACTGCCACGTCACTGCTGGCATTCGTGGACCTTACAGCGGAGTCACAGGGTACTGGTCTGCCAATGGCAACGGCGATTGGTCCGTAAACATTAGGTGTATGTACAGCTACGATGGAGGCGCTAGCTGGCAGATCGGCGCCGGTGGGGCCATAACAGTACTCAGCACACTTGAGGGCGAGCTCGAAGAAATGTATACCAAGCTTCAAAGCGCCCTGCAAGTGTTTTTGTAAATAATGATAAACAGTCTATTCTAACTAAGATTAATGCCACTTCCAATAGCCGTGAGTGTGCCCAAGAAATTGCATAAAATACCGAACATTTGAAATACCACATTCGATGGAACATCGAGCCCATAAGAAGACTCTCTGATCTTTAATGACTGTTCGGAATTGTTTAAATTAATCGttgatttttgattttttttttcaacaCCGCTTTTTAAGGAAAGAAGCCGAACTGGAAGAGGAGCAAAAACCATCTAAATACCATACTACAAGGAGAATTTAAAGCGAATAGTTCAATCGCCAGTTTTCGAGTAACAGAGCAGCAGGTTTGCGGGATTGATCTTAAGCAAAAGCGATGACTACCACTGTTCCCAAGGTGTTTGCATTCCATGAGTTTGCAGGAGTAGCAGAAGCTGTGGCAGATCACGTGGTCTCGGCCCAGAATAGTGCATTGAGTAAAGGtttgaaggataagaaGGGTTCTAGTACTAGTCTGAATGGATCTAGTGGTCATGATGACAAGATCTCAGTAGGGCGTCCTTCCTCCGGGCGCAGTCTGTCGAATACGGCTTCTCGAGACTCTTCCACGTCgtccaagaaattgaagaaagataaaGAGCAGAGGTTCAAGATTGCATTATCAGGAGGTTCATTAATCCAGGTATTGCATGAGGGATTGTTAAAGAGAACGGATGTTCAATGGGAGAAGTGGGATGTTTATTTTGCGGATGAGCGTTTGGTGCCCTTTGACTCACCAGAGAGTAACTATGGTCTTGCTAAGaggaaaatttttgaccaaattgaCACAGAAAAATATGGAACTCCAAATGTTTATCACATCGACGAGAGGCTTATTAATGATCCGCAAGAATGTGCAGAGGATTATGAAAAAATACTGATTAAGGGATTTGCAGGCAGAGACTCGGTTAAACTACCGATGTTTGActtatttcttcttggttgTGCACCAGATGGCCATATAGCTTCTCTGTTCCCCAATTTCCAGGAGAATTTACGTGAGAAGTTGGCCTGGGTGGTGAGCGTGGAAAACGCACCAAGTGGTCCCGCTAATAGAATATCTTTGACTATCCCGGTCATCTGTCATTCCCACAGAGTAACATTTGTGGTGGAAGGTGCCACTAAGGCACCGGTTATCAAGACGATTATGGAAAGACCAGAGAAGGGATTACCTAGTAGTATAGTGAACGAAGGTGCAGCGGGTCGTGTAGCTTGGTTCGTTGACGATGAAGCTTTGACAGACGTCTTTGtcacaaagaagaaatacaaATTTTGTTGTGATACCGACGAATAATCGGATATATGTGTAAACAGCACTTTTCAGTATCTCATTACTTCTGATTGTATTTTTATCGATTATTACATTTACAAACAGGCTATATAATCTCTGATTTAATGTTAGGTAACTCTCTAAATACTAGCCACTGCGATACAAAAATAAAATTGAAGACTAACGTAACCAGCGCCAGGCCAATCTTACCGAAATTAGCCAATATGGTCATATAATTGAACCCTTGATCTCTGGAAATCTGTACCATAAGCTGTAAAAGCGATGCGATTCCGCCAGTAATATCCAAAGCTACACTCTGAATTGAAAAGCCTTTCATGGATTTTCTTTCATAGTTATGGAGTGCCTGTGGGATATACTTGATCAGAGACATCGAGATCTTGAGGACAAACAGAGCATTGCAGTATGACAAGGTTCTGACGTTATCCCAACCATTTTGGGAGTTTTCATAACTAAATTTGAGCGTTAAAATGGCAAACACTAGTAGCGAAATGACCAGAAATCTATAGTAACACGGTTTCATTCGATTTTGATGGTTATCCGTCTTGAAATTCCATAGCTTAACGCCACTGACGACCTGACTTACCAGGACTAGGTTCATCATAAACCCATGAAAGCAGTACCAAAAATCAAAGCTGGATACTTTAGGCTTCAAATCC contains these protein-coding regions:
- the ABZ1 gene encoding 4-amino-4-deoxychorismate synthase (similar to Saccharomyces cerevisiae ABZ1 (YNR033W); ancestral locus Anc_6.344), producing MAPFNVLFIDSYDSFTYNVVRLIEKQLVNGQEVHVTTVHNDTFTQMADLVAQLPYFDCIVVGPGPGNPVNGYDDVGLVSSLFNSDELAEVPILGICLGFQAMCYSQGCLIEELNTIKHGQVYPILLCSEESSELFCQYPQTFNSVRYHSLHVKNLVPSIVPLARTNDENGSLLMAAGVRDKPWFGVQYHPESCCSELGSTLIENFLNMAYKENVQSGRFQRKEKLRQKDEAHFSRKLKELDGTIDKSCIYKKIEISNSEQLCMKEYDVTKVPELTLKICDNLSCAKFIMASSKVNPHRGEWSVIALPNERSDVLTHYSQLNKTTIHKWRDPKVTKEFIKSHLNGKNNSCESLKVLDEDKSNFWITMANLMKPKLVSNNKEVPFIGGLVGTLGYEMGYYVYNTISKDERVIPDAKLVFIENSIVIDHTNGKLYCISLNGEFPVEVTQLLDQCDWLQNDVCDVPWSKELPKDVKFDITMPTKEDYARAFKQCQTYMHKGDSYEMCLTTQTKIVPDKRLTPWRIFQTLVRRNPAPFSSFFEFCDVVDDDEPLCLLSTSPERFLKWDRDTCELRPIKGTVKKSPEMTLEKAHGILKTPKEFGENLMILDLIRNDLYELIPEVNVEEFMVVEEYETVYQLVSVVKAHGLSNPIVPYSGLDVLRHSLPPGSMTGAPKKITVQLLQDVVEPELNCHVTAGIRGPYSGVTGYWSANGNGDWSVNIRCMYSYDGGASWQIGAGGAITVLSTLEGELEEMYTKLQSALQVFL
- the ERS1 gene encoding cystinosin-like protein ERS1 (similar to Saccharomyces cerevisiae ERS1 (YCR075C); ancestral locus Anc_6.346), encoding MREKWKVEDILGLTYVCAWSVSMYAPVITNLKQRSSSAVSRDFVMLNITGYFYLLASLVLQLYMWIPISTTLPEDRSIPVDLKPKVSSFDFWYCFHGFMMNLVLVSQVVSGVKLWNFKTDNHQNRMKPCYYRFLVISLLVFAILTLKFSYENSQNGWDNVRTLSYCNALFVLKISMSLIKYIPQALHNYERKSMKGFSIQSVALDITGGIASLLQLMVQISRDQGFNYMTILANFGKIGLALVTLVFNFIFVSQWLVFRELPNIKSEII
- the SOL1 gene encoding Sol1p (similar to Saccharomyces cerevisiae SOL2 (YCR073W-A) and SOL1 (YNR034W); ancestral locus Anc_6.345), whose product is MTTTVPKVFAFHEFAGVAEAVADHVVSAQNSALSKGLKDKKGSSTSLNGSSGHDDKISVGRPSSGRSLSNTASRDSSTSSKKLKKDKEQRFKIALSGGSLIQVLHEGLLKRTDVQWEKWDVYFADERLVPFDSPESNYGLAKRKIFDQIDTEKYGTPNVYHIDERLINDPQECAEDYEKILIKGFAGRDSVKLPMFDLFLLGCAPDGHIASLFPNFQENLREKLAWVVSVENAPSGPANRISLTIPVICHSHRVTFVVEGATKAPVIKTIMERPEKGLPSSIVNEGAAGRVAWFVDDEALTDVFVTKKKYKFCCDTDE